In the genome of Deinococcus deserti VCD115, one region contains:
- a CDS encoding tripartite tricarboxylate transporter TctB family protein, protein MEHTMQRYQQAAAVLFLFFAVFIVWQGLKLQYYTPLGPGSGFFAVWLGALLGLLALMQLVQTIRPARPATPPVMDADLNAPAEVEPEQVLPDRSGVIRIAAVIGALILTALLLPLLGFQITAFILLIFLLLGLERVRPVTAVIIALVFSVGLFQLLTRFLSVELPHSSLAVLKQLGL, encoded by the coding sequence GTGGAACACACCATGCAGCGATACCAGCAAGCCGCCGCCGTCCTCTTTTTGTTCTTTGCCGTGTTCATCGTCTGGCAGGGCCTGAAACTCCAGTACTACACCCCCCTCGGCCCGGGTTCAGGCTTTTTCGCTGTCTGGCTCGGCGCCCTCCTCGGCCTCCTCGCCCTGATGCAGCTGGTCCAGACCATCCGCCCGGCACGCCCGGCCACCCCGCCGGTGATGGACGCCGACCTGAACGCGCCAGCAGAAGTTGAACCCGAACAGGTGCTGCCGGACCGTTCCGGGGTTATACGCATCGCCGCCGTAATCGGCGCGCTGATCCTGACCGCTCTGCTGCTGCCCCTGCTGGGCTTTCAGATCACCGCCTTCATCCTGCTTATCTTCCTGCTGCTGGGACTGGAACGCGTTCGCCCCGTCACAGCCGTGATTATCGCCCTCGTGTTCAGCGTTGGCCTGTTTCAGCTTCTGACTCGCTTCCTGAGTGTTGAACTGCCGCACTCCTCCCTGGCCGTACTCAAGCAGCTCGGGCTGTAA